A DNA window from Brassica napus cultivar Da-Ae chromosome C1, Da-Ae, whole genome shotgun sequence contains the following coding sequences:
- the LOC106377563 gene encoding peroxisomal (S)-2-hydroxyacid oxidase GLO4 produces MDQIVNVNEFQELAKRALPKMYYDFYSGGAEDQHTLKENVEAFTRIMFRPRVLVDVSKIDMSTRILGYPISAPIMIAPTAMHMLAHPQGETATAKAAAACNTIMIVSYMASCTIEEVASSCNAVRFLQIYVYKRRDVTAQIVKRAEKAGFKAIVLTVDVPKLGRREADIKNKMVSPQLRNFEGLFSTEVLPSEGSGLEAFASSTFDASLNWKDIEWLRSITKLPILVKGILTREDALKTIEAGVDGIVVSNHGARQLDYSPATITVLEEIVHVVGGRIPVLLDGGVRRGTDVFKALALGAQAVLIGRPVVYGLAAKGEDGVRKVIDMLKNELELTMALSGCPTIDDITRNHVRTENERLKSML; encoded by the exons ATGGATCAAATCGTTAACGTGAATGAGTTTCAAGAGCTGGCGAAAAGAGCTCTCCCTAAGATGTACTATGATTTCTATAGCGGAGGAGCAGAGGATCAACACACTCTCAAAGAAAACGTTGAAGCTTTCACTAGAATCAT GTTCCGTCCTCGGGTTCTCGTTGATGTGAGCAAGATAGATATGTCTACCAGAATCTTAGGTTACCCAATCTCAGCTCCAATCATGATTGCTCCAACAGCAATGCATATGTTGGCTCATCCACAAG GAGAAACCGCCACTGCGAAAGCTGCAGCTGCGTGTAACACTATCATG ATAGTATCATACATGGCTTCATGCACTATTGAGGAAGTTGCTTCCAGTTGTAACGCTGTTCGGTTTCTTCAAATATAT GTGTACAAGAGACGAGATGTAACTGCTCAGATAGTGAAAAGAGCTGAAAAAGCTGGATTCAAGGCCATTGTTCTGACTGTTGATGTTCCTAAATTAGGCAGAAGGGAAGCAGATATAAAGAACAA AATGGTATCCCCACAGCTGAGGAACTTTGAAGGATTATTTTCAACAGAAGTCCTACCT AGTGAAGGTTCAGGGCTTGAAGCATTCGCTTCTAGTACATTTGATGCTTCTTTAAACTGGAAG GATATTGAATGGTTAAGATCTATTACAAAGTTGCCAATTCTGGTCAAAGGGATACTCACCCGTGAAGACG CTCTTAAAACTATTGAAGCTGGTGTAGATGGAATAGTTGTATCAAACCATGGGGCTCGCCAGCTTGACTATTCACCAGCTACTATAACTGTCTTAGAAGAG ATTGTTCATGTTGTTGGAGGGAGGATTCCAGTTTTGCTTGATGGAGGTGTGAGACGAGGAACAGATGTTTTCAAAGCGCTGGCACTGGGAGCACAAGCTGTTCTT ATAGGTAGGCCTGTAGTCTATGGGCTTGCAGCGAAGGGTGAAGATGGAGTGAGAAAAGTGATTGACATGTTGAAGAATGAGTTGGAGTTAACCATGGCTCTTTCTGGTTGTCCCACCATTGATGACATCACCAGAAACCATGTTAGGACTGAGAATGAGAGACTTAAATCTATGCTCTGA
- the LOC106377567 gene encoding phosphoinositide phosphatase SAC2 isoform X2: MAASERSMDQEVVKSSSFLQKFRLYETRSNFYMIGRDKNRTFWKVLKLDRTEQTELNFHQDSTPYTESECFETLRRIHEGNRSTGGLKFVTTCYGIIGFIRFLGPYYMLIITKRRKLGEVCGHTVYGVAKSRIVTIPHASVLSTVAYSKDEKRYKRLLCTVDLTKDFFFSYSYHIMHSLQRNLSNNVEGQTYYESMFVWNEYLTRRIRNNAEDCMWTVALVYGFFKQVKLSVSEKNFRLTLIARRSRHYAGTRYLKRGVNEKGRVANDVETEQIVYEEPQDGHPVRISSVVQNRGSIPLFWSQETSRLNIKPDITLSAKDPNFEATRLHFENLARRYGNPIIVLNLIKTREKRPRETILRVEFANAIKFINKGLSKEERLRPLHWDLHKHSRKKGTNVLGILGRLATYALNLTGIFYCQLTSDGFQNQNPSTVENNIGECSTYDLPTKDEIASDSVVENGNDSKDRQKEATILQKGVLRTNCIDCLDRTNVAQYAYGLVAFGRQLHALGLTESDTIDLDNPLAEDLMGVYETMGDTLALQYGGSAAHNKIFCERRGQWKAATQSQELFRTLQRYYSNAYMDAEKQDAINLFLGYFQPQPDKPALWELGSDQHYNAARFLASSVPEISRSTIKRSLSESSILSEGTSTVAGRHGLGEKDEEVKGLSDSAPEIISTSKTTSMIAGSFSAPPPILEEIGLEEILENDCFCFNDDRHGGDQCTCAAFDMDWVSSSGASCEDESYGREMK; the protein is encoded by the exons ATGGCTGCGTCAGAGAGATCGATGGACCAAGAAGTCGTCAAGAGCTCTTCCTTCCTACAAAAGTTCAGACTTTACGAAACACGCTCG AACTTCTACATGATCGGAAGAGATAAAAACCGAACCTTTTGGAAGGTTCTCAAGCTAGACAGAACAGAGCAAACAGAGCTCAACTTCCACCAAGACTCAACTCCTTACACAGAATCCGAATGCTTCGAGACTCTGAGAAGGATACACGAAGGGAACAGATCAACCGGTGGGTTAAAATTCGTCACCACTTGCTACGGGATCATCG GATTCATTAGGTTCTTGGGACCTTACTACATGCTGATAATCACTAAAAGAAGGAAGCTTGGTGAAGTTTGTGGGCACACTGTTTACGGTGTAGCAAAGAGCAGGATTGTTACGATTCCACATGCTTCTGTTCTGTCCACTGTGGCATATTCTAAGGATGAGAAAAG GTACAAGAGGCTTCTCTGCACTGTTGATCTCACAAAGGACTTCTTCTTCAGCTATTCCTATCACATCATGCACTCGCTTCAGAGGAATCTCTCAAACAATGTTGAAGGACAGACTTACTATGAATCTATGTTTGTCTGGAACGAATACTTAACTCGACGGATTCGAAATAACGCCGAGGATTGTATGTGGACAGTTGCCTTGGTGTATGGATTCTTCAAACAG GTTAAACTATCAGTTTCTGAGAAGAACTTTAGATTGACTCTAATTGCGCGAAGATCTAGGCATTATGCTGGCACAAG ATATCTGAAACGTGGTGTGAACGAGAAAGGCAGGGTAGCTAATGATGTTGAGACAGAGCAGATTGTTTACGAGGAACCTCAAGATGGCCATCCCGTCAGAATAAGTTCTGTAGTTCAGAACCGTGGCTCCATACCTTTGTTCTGGTCTCAGGAGACTTCACGCTTGAATATCAAACCTGATATAACAT TGTCAGCGAAAGACCCTAACTTCGAAGCAACCAGACTACACTTCGAAAATCTAGCAAGGAGATATGGGAATCCAATCATAGTACTGAACTTGATCAAG ACACGTGAAAAGAGGCCAAGAGAGACTATTCTGCGTGTAGAGTTTGCAAATGcgattaaatttataaacaaagGGCTAAGCAAGGAGGAGCGTCTAAGGCCTCTTCACTGGGATTTGCATAAACACTCCAGAAA AAAAGGCACAAACGTGTTGGGGATTCTCGGCAGGTTGGCCACTTATGCACTGAACTTGACTGGCATCTTCTACTGTCAGCTAACTTCAGAtgggtttcagaaccagaatcCATCCACCGTGGA GAACAATATTGGTGAATGTTCTACTTATGATCTTCCCACTAAAGATGAGATTGCATCAGACTCAGTGGTGGAGAATGGTAATGACAGCAAGGATCGACAAAAGGAAGCCACAATTCTTCAGAAAGGAGTCTTGAGGACTAACTGCATAGACTGTTTAGACCGCACCAATGTTGCTCAGTACGCCTATGGTTTGGTAGCATTTGGGCGTCAACTCCACGCTTTGGGATTGACAGAGTCTGATACTATTGATCTAGATAATCCTCTCGCTGAAGATTTGATGGGAGTTTATGAGACAATGGGTGATACTCTTGCGCTTCAGTATGGAGGATCCGCTGCACACAACAAG ATATTTTGTGAAAGGCGTGGTCAGTGGAAAGCGGCTACTCAGTCACAAGAACTGTTCAGAACATTGCAACGTTACTACAGTAACGCTTATATGGATGCTGAAAAGCAAGATGCAATTAACTT GTTCTTGGGATACTTCCagccacaaccagataagccaGCGTTATGGGAATTGGGTTCTGATCAGCATTACAATGCAGCAAGGTTTCTTGCCAGTTCTGTACCTGAGATCTCAAG GTCTACGATAAAACGATCTTTATCAGAAAGTAGCATCCTTAGTGAGGGCACTAGTACAGTAGCTGGTAGACATGGTTTAGGTgagaaggatgaagaagttaaagGTCTTTCAGATTCAGCACCTGAGATCATCTCAACATCTAAAACAACTTCCATGATTGCTGGTAGTTTCAG TGCTCCACCACCGATACTGGAGGAGATAGGCTTAGAAGAGATACTTGAAAACGATTGCTTCTGCTTTAATGATGATAGGCATGGTGGTGACCAATGTACATGTGCAGCTTTTGATATGGATTGGGTTTCTTCTTCAGGAGCCTCTTGTGAAGATGAGAGTTACGGAAG AGAGATGAAGTAA
- the LOC106377567 gene encoding phosphoinositide phosphatase SAC2 isoform X1, whose product MAASERSMDQEVVKSSSFLQKFRLYETRSNFYMIGRDKNRTFWKVLKLDRTEQTELNFHQDSTPYTESECFETLRRIHEGNRSTGGLKFVTTCYGIIGFIRFLGPYYMLIITKRRKLGEVCGHTVYGVAKSRIVTIPHASVLSTVAYSKDEKRYKRLLCTVDLTKDFFFSYSYHIMHSLQRNLSNNVEGQTYYESMFVWNEYLTRRIRNNAEDCMWTVALVYGFFKQVKLSVSEKNFRLTLIARRSRHYAGTRYLKRGVNEKGRVANDVETEQIVYEEPQDGHPVRISSVVQNRGSIPLFWSQETSRLNIKPDITLSAKDPNFEATRLHFENLARRYGNPIIVLNLIKTREKRPRETILRVEFANAIKFINKGLSKEERLRPLHWDLHKHSRKKGTNVLGILGRLATYALNLTGIFYCQLTSDGFQNQNPSTVENNIGECSTYDLPTKDEIASDSVVENGNDSKDRQKEATILQKGVLRTNCIDCLDRTNVAQYAYGLVAFGRQLHALGLTESDTIDLDNPLAEDLMGVYETMGDTLALQYGGSAAHNKIFCERRGQWKAATQSQELFRTLQRYYSNAYMDAEKQDAINLFLGYFQPQPDKPALWELGSDQHYNAARFLASSVPEISRSTIKRSLSESSILSEGTSTVAGRHGLGEKDEEVKGLSDSAPEIISTSKTTSMIAGSFSAPPPILEEIGLEEILENDCFCFNDDRHGGDQCTCAAFDMDWVSSSGASCEDESYGRSALVRSFETIPESTNIEPEICVINTERDEVTTVEGEAISGIPQGYVRWVMGHFW is encoded by the exons ATGGCTGCGTCAGAGAGATCGATGGACCAAGAAGTCGTCAAGAGCTCTTCCTTCCTACAAAAGTTCAGACTTTACGAAACACGCTCG AACTTCTACATGATCGGAAGAGATAAAAACCGAACCTTTTGGAAGGTTCTCAAGCTAGACAGAACAGAGCAAACAGAGCTCAACTTCCACCAAGACTCAACTCCTTACACAGAATCCGAATGCTTCGAGACTCTGAGAAGGATACACGAAGGGAACAGATCAACCGGTGGGTTAAAATTCGTCACCACTTGCTACGGGATCATCG GATTCATTAGGTTCTTGGGACCTTACTACATGCTGATAATCACTAAAAGAAGGAAGCTTGGTGAAGTTTGTGGGCACACTGTTTACGGTGTAGCAAAGAGCAGGATTGTTACGATTCCACATGCTTCTGTTCTGTCCACTGTGGCATATTCTAAGGATGAGAAAAG GTACAAGAGGCTTCTCTGCACTGTTGATCTCACAAAGGACTTCTTCTTCAGCTATTCCTATCACATCATGCACTCGCTTCAGAGGAATCTCTCAAACAATGTTGAAGGACAGACTTACTATGAATCTATGTTTGTCTGGAACGAATACTTAACTCGACGGATTCGAAATAACGCCGAGGATTGTATGTGGACAGTTGCCTTGGTGTATGGATTCTTCAAACAG GTTAAACTATCAGTTTCTGAGAAGAACTTTAGATTGACTCTAATTGCGCGAAGATCTAGGCATTATGCTGGCACAAG ATATCTGAAACGTGGTGTGAACGAGAAAGGCAGGGTAGCTAATGATGTTGAGACAGAGCAGATTGTTTACGAGGAACCTCAAGATGGCCATCCCGTCAGAATAAGTTCTGTAGTTCAGAACCGTGGCTCCATACCTTTGTTCTGGTCTCAGGAGACTTCACGCTTGAATATCAAACCTGATATAACAT TGTCAGCGAAAGACCCTAACTTCGAAGCAACCAGACTACACTTCGAAAATCTAGCAAGGAGATATGGGAATCCAATCATAGTACTGAACTTGATCAAG ACACGTGAAAAGAGGCCAAGAGAGACTATTCTGCGTGTAGAGTTTGCAAATGcgattaaatttataaacaaagGGCTAAGCAAGGAGGAGCGTCTAAGGCCTCTTCACTGGGATTTGCATAAACACTCCAGAAA AAAAGGCACAAACGTGTTGGGGATTCTCGGCAGGTTGGCCACTTATGCACTGAACTTGACTGGCATCTTCTACTGTCAGCTAACTTCAGAtgggtttcagaaccagaatcCATCCACCGTGGA GAACAATATTGGTGAATGTTCTACTTATGATCTTCCCACTAAAGATGAGATTGCATCAGACTCAGTGGTGGAGAATGGTAATGACAGCAAGGATCGACAAAAGGAAGCCACAATTCTTCAGAAAGGAGTCTTGAGGACTAACTGCATAGACTGTTTAGACCGCACCAATGTTGCTCAGTACGCCTATGGTTTGGTAGCATTTGGGCGTCAACTCCACGCTTTGGGATTGACAGAGTCTGATACTATTGATCTAGATAATCCTCTCGCTGAAGATTTGATGGGAGTTTATGAGACAATGGGTGATACTCTTGCGCTTCAGTATGGAGGATCCGCTGCACACAACAAG ATATTTTGTGAAAGGCGTGGTCAGTGGAAAGCGGCTACTCAGTCACAAGAACTGTTCAGAACATTGCAACGTTACTACAGTAACGCTTATATGGATGCTGAAAAGCAAGATGCAATTAACTT GTTCTTGGGATACTTCCagccacaaccagataagccaGCGTTATGGGAATTGGGTTCTGATCAGCATTACAATGCAGCAAGGTTTCTTGCCAGTTCTGTACCTGAGATCTCAAG GTCTACGATAAAACGATCTTTATCAGAAAGTAGCATCCTTAGTGAGGGCACTAGTACAGTAGCTGGTAGACATGGTTTAGGTgagaaggatgaagaagttaaagGTCTTTCAGATTCAGCACCTGAGATCATCTCAACATCTAAAACAACTTCCATGATTGCTGGTAGTTTCAG TGCTCCACCACCGATACTGGAGGAGATAGGCTTAGAAGAGATACTTGAAAACGATTGCTTCTGCTTTAATGATGATAGGCATGGTGGTGACCAATGTACATGTGCAGCTTTTGATATGGATTGGGTTTCTTCTTCAGGAGCCTCTTGTGAAGATGAGAGTTACGGAAG ATCAGCATTAGTTAGATCTTTTGAAACCATCCCTGAAAGTACTAATATAGAGCCAGAGATTTGTGTCATTAACACAGAA AGAGATGAAGTAACAACTGTGGAGGGAGAAGCGATTAGTGGGATTCCTCAAGGTTATGTGAGGTGGGTGATGGGCCATTTCTGGTGA
- the LOC106377566 gene encoding dormancy-associated protein homolog 4: MGLLHKLWDETVAGPAPENGLKKLRNHNSATKNSNQKLMVNPGRVLDSPVGSSTPGSPLTPGTPSETHATSLNACDWIVLNALDR, from the exons ATGGGATTGTTGCACAAGCTGTGGGATGAAACGGTGGCCGGTCCTGCGCCCGAAAATGGTCTAAAGAAGTTGAGAAATCACAATTCTGCTACAAAGAATAGTAACCAGAAGTTGATGGTGAATCCTGGTCGTGTCCTGGATTCGCCCGTTGGATCAAGCACCCCGGGTTCTCCTTTGACTC CTGGAACACCAAGTGAAACGCATGCCACAAGTCTCAATGCTTGTGATTG GATTGTGCTAAACGCATTGGACCGTTGA
- the LOC106377568 gene encoding dnaJ homolog subfamily B member 8 has protein sequence MASNNGNDDLYAVLGLNKECTSTELRTAYKKLALRWHPDRCSSMGNMEFVDEAKKKFQAIQEAYSVLSDSNKRFLYDVGAYNSDDDVEDQNGMGDFLNEMAAMMNQSKPNENSSGDSFEQLQDLFNEMFQGDATAFPPSSSSFPASTFTSSCDFVFDTNYQQSPFGMSSMGTSDPFGFDSRSHTFSLGVEHQQDFKKGKNNGGRRNRRKNSTQSSNNYGVPTS, from the exons ATGGCGTCGAACAACGGCAACGATGATTTGTATGCTGTTCTTGGTTTGAACAAGGAATGTACCTCGACCGAACTCCGTACTGCTTATAAGAAGCTTGCTCTT AGATGGCATCCAGATCGTTGTTCATCAATGGGGAATATGGAGTTTGTAGATGAAGCAAAGAAGAAATTTCAGGCTATTCAAGAAGCCTACTCTG TTCTTTCTGACTCCAACAAGAGGTTCCTCTATGATGTTGGAGCTTATAAcagtgatgatgatgttgaGGACCAAAAT GGAATGGGTGATTTCTTGAACGAAATGGCAGCAATGATGAATCAATCCAAGCCTAAT GAGAATAGTTCAGGGGACAGTTTTGAACAGCTACAAGATCTGTTTAATGAGATGTTTCAAGGAGACGCCACAGCATTCCCACCCTCATCATCGTCTTTCCCTGCTTCAACTTTCACTTCCTCTTGTGACTTTGTCTTTGATACAAACTATCAGCAGTCACCGTTTGGGATGAGCTCGATGGGGACTAGTGATCCTTTCGGATTTGACTCAAGATCTCACACCTTCTCTTTAGGG GTGGAACATCAGCAGGATTTCAAGAAAGGGAAGAACAATGGTGGAAGAAGGAACAGACGGAAGAACAGTACTCAGTCTTCTAACAACTATGGAGTCCCTACTTCATAG
- the LOC106374143 gene encoding uncharacterized protein LOC106374143, with product MVNTTSFGGELKVPLGMGPKLDELKAALAFCPLWSFEKRKWLGLLLLQAMGVYCLHHNSRIPFQSAIRVFDDEAMRSYPWGRTAYEVLIDSIKTLAPDGGSYTISGMKDALLIWAYESVTCFGESFGRVINNEDVPLLRWGGKSTRANFDKLLSAEIEKHGEVRVRRIILKDSIEEMFPIWPGEDDDPQLVRLITDIHSSRFVKGLWEVQGNAKGKGNEKKRMKGGVSSEAEPPTKKQKKVKTQNESEADAAGKGSSEKEGSKELVLENKATLTTIVSTLDTISRKFDQVDSRLEAYKLDQNRPLMDQKTIDDRVNALLEERLKDLGIGKIPENHDNPSPQLSDNSLSMASPVVRTHQKSVNSPALVAATPGKEFGPKKNLAKELEKESGVKRTLNEEFGSVDKATNMRPLDFTVLDLCCY from the exons ATGGTCAATACAACGAGTTTTGGGGGGGAGTTGAAGGTGCCGCTTGGGATGGGACCAAAGTTAGATGAACTGAAGGCAGCATTAGCGTTCTGTCCGCTTTGGAGTTTTGAAAAGCGCAAGTGGTTGGGGCTGCTACTTCTTCAAGCCATGGGAGTCTATTGTTTGCATCACAATTCAAGGATACCCTTTCAAAGTGCAATAAGGGTATTCGACGATGAAGCCATGAGGTCGTATCCATGGGGTCGGACTGCATACGAAGTTCTAATTGACTCTATTAAAACGTTGGCTCCAGATGGAGGTTCATACACAATAAGCGGCATGAAGGACGCGTTATTGATTTGGGCTTATGAATCCGTCACATGCTTCGGTGAGAGTTTTGGGAGAGTGATCAATAACGAAGACGTTCCGCTTTTGCGATGGGGTGGAAAGAGTACACGTGCAAACTTTGATAAATTGTTGTCTGCCGAAATCGAAAAGCATGGCGAG GTGCGTGTGAGGAGAATAATTTTGAAGGACTCAATTGAAGAGATGTTTCCTATTTGGCCGGGTGAAGATGACGACCCACAACTCGTTAGGTTGATAACAGACATACATTCAAGTAGATTTGTGAAAGGTTTGTGGGAAGTGCAGGGGAATGCAAAGGGGAAGGGgaatgagaagaagagaatgaagGGTGGAGTTTCGTCAGAAGCTGAGCCACCCActaagaagcagaagaaagttAAGACACAGAATGAGTCTGAAgctgatgcagcgggaaagggTTCTAGCGAGAAGGAAGGTAGCAAAGAGTTGGTGTTGGAGAACAAAGCGACTCTAACGACCATTGTGAGTACTCTGGATACTATTTCCAGAAAATTTGATCAGGTTGACTCACGGTTGGAAGCTTACAAGTTAGACCAGAACAGACCATTGATGGACCAAAAGACCATTGATGACAGGGTGAATGCTTTACTGGAGGAGCGTCTGAAAGATCTGGGGATTGGGAAAATTCCCGAAAACCATGATAACCCCTCTCCACAATTATCAGATAACTCTTTATCGATGGCATCACCGGTGGTTCGAACGCATCAGAAGTCTGTCAATAGTCCAGCGTTAGTAGCTGCGACTCCTGGTAAGGAGTTTGGACCGAAAAAGAATTTGGCCAAGGAGCTTGAAAAGGAATCAGGggtgaaaaggactttgaatgAGGAGTTTGGTAGTGTCGATAAAGCT
- the LOC106375107 gene encoding protein PATRONUS 1, translated as MNTLQQMIFPDENAPIHRKKSVVTAAASVKSTKGTVLGQKKKPGGARKALNDITNKSAGVHPKPSSKNKQLASSAKCETNIAGEMFLHDHSKCIKEQQSLWDDADLLLHHDSSCTKDKNLKYNLTCDEPEEIPSPKLTSCLKSSTPWRSPIRHGSMMMKMPSTPLAWRFDSAEFTLKEDYDNLF; from the exons ATGAACACTCTTCAACAGATGATCTTCCCTGACGAGAACGCTCCCATTCATCGCAAAA AGTCTGTTGTTACTGCTGCCGCTTCTGTGAAAAGTACGAAAGGAACTGTGCTTGGTCAGAAGAAGAAACCTGGAGGAGCTCGTAAGGCTCTCAATGATATCACTAACAAGTCTGCTGGGGttcatcccaaaccttcttcCAAGAACAAGCAACTTGCTTCTTCTGCAAAATGCGAAACCAACATAGCTGGGGAGATGTTCTTGCATGATCACAGCAAATGCATCAAGGAGCAGCAAAGTCTCTGGGACGATGCTGATCTTCTGCTTCACCATG attctTCTTGCACCAAGGATAAGAATCTCAAGTACAATTTGACTTGTGACGAACCAGAAGAGATTCCCTCGCCCAAGTTGACTAGTTGCCTTAAGAGCTCAACTCCATGGCGCTCCCCAATCCGCCATGGCTctatgatgatgaagatgccTTCCACTCCTCTGGCTTGGCGGTTCGATTCAGCTGAATTCACACTCAAAGAAGACTATGACAACCTCTTCTGA
- the LOC111197847 gene encoding trihelix transcription factor ASIL2-like, with protein sequence MADDDDQIRSHSDSPDPSSSPPPSGKLTVTVASPAPPQKDPDASPLALLPIRPTGGGGREDCWSEKATGVLIDAWGEIHLELSRGNLKQKHWEEVAERVRSKEDNGKAPKTDVQCKNRIDTVKKKYKQEKLTSGGSSSSSWVFFDKLDRLIGSTAKISSGGSRGLNLYHQQGKAETPRFGGKARVTSASFSESKRWPLRRKRNVSDSDSVFEAGVSEDSGDSLPPPPPPLSKRKQGGRNKWRELSRAIMRFGEAYEEIENAKLRQVVEMEKERLKFLKELEMQRMQFFVKIQLELSRQREENGKQQ encoded by the coding sequence ATGGCCGACGACGACGACCAGATCCGATCTCACTCCGATTCACCggatccttcttcttctccgccaCCGTCCGGCAAACTCACGGTAACGGTGGCTTCCCCAGCTCCGCCTCAGAAAGATCCGGACGCGTCGCCTCTTGCGCTGCTTCCGATCAGACCGACCGGCGGCGGAGGGAGGGAGGATTGCTGGAGCGAGAAGGCGACGGGAGTTCTGATCGATGCGTGGGGGGAGATTCACTTGGAGCTGAGCAGAGGGAACCTGAAACAGAAGCACTGGGAGGAGGTGGCGGAGAGGGTGAGAAGCAAGGAGGATAACGGTAAAGCTCCCAAGACGGATGTACAGTGCAAGAACAGGATCGATACGGTCAAGAAGAAGTATAAGCAAGAGAAGTTAACAAGTGGCgggagcagcagcagcagctggGTGTTCTTCGATAAGCTCGACCGTTTGATTGGTTCAACGGCCAAGATCTCATCTGGAGGAAGCAGAGGTTTGAATCTTTACCATCAGCAAGGTAAGGCTGAAACGCCGCGTTTTGGAGGTAAGGCTAGGGTTACATCTGCTTCGTTTAGTGAGTCTAAGCGATGGCCTTTGAGGAGGAAGAGGAATGTGTCTGATTCAGATTCGGTGTTTGAAGCTGGTGTCTCTGAGGACTCTGGGGACAGTctaccacctcctcctcctcctctgtcGAAGAGGAAGCAAGGAGGAAGAAACAAGTGGAGGGAGCTAAGTCGTGCGATCATGAGATTCGGTGAAGCTTACGAGGAAATAGAGAATGCCAAACTGCGACAGGTGGTTGAGATGGAGAAAGAGAGGTTGAAGTTCTTAAAAGAGCTGGAGATGCAGAGGATGCAGTTCTTTGTGAAGATTCAGTTGGAGTTATCGCGGCAAAGGGAGGAGAATGGGAAACAACAGTAG